A section of the Prochlorococcus sp. MIT 1341 genome encodes:
- the rplP gene encoding 50S ribosomal protein L16 — protein sequence MLSPKRVKFRKQQRGRMRGVATRGNTIAFGQFALQAQECGWVTSRQIEASRRAMTRYVKRGGKIWIRIFPDKPVTMRPAETRMGSGKGNPEFWVAVVKPGRILFEMGGEEITEDIAKEAMRLAQYKLPVKTKFLSLENQTEFAGGVVPSGEKAVKVES from the coding sequence ATGCTTAGCCCAAAACGCGTCAAATTCAGAAAACAACAGAGAGGCCGCATGCGCGGTGTCGCCACCCGAGGCAACACTATTGCTTTCGGACAATTTGCTCTTCAAGCTCAAGAATGTGGTTGGGTAACTTCCCGCCAGATTGAGGCTAGTAGAAGAGCAATGACTCGTTATGTAAAACGAGGGGGAAAAATTTGGATTCGTATTTTTCCTGACAAGCCTGTAACTATGCGTCCTGCTGAAACGAGAATGGGTTCTGGTAAAGGCAATCCTGAATTTTGGGTTGCTGTCGTTAAACCTGGACGAATTTTGTTCGAGATGGGTGGTGAAGAAATTACTGAAGACATTGCTAAGGAAGCTATGCGTCTTGCTCAGTACAAACTTCCAGTGAAAACAAAATTCCTCAGCTTGGAGAACCAAACTGAGTTTGCTGGAGGGGTTGTCCCATCCGGTGAAAAAGCCGTCAAAGTGGAGTCTTGA